A portion of the Shewanella sp. SNU WT4 genome contains these proteins:
- the tnpB gene encoding IS66 family insertion sequence element accessory protein TnpB (TnpB, as the term is used for proteins encoded by IS66 family insertion elements, is considered an accessory protein, since TnpC, encoded by a neighboring gene, is a DDE family transposase.): MRMFVDVPSVYLCADAVDFRKSINGLAALVEAELELPVLSGALFVFCNKGRDKLKLLYWDNTGFALWYKRLDKHKFKWPKLMSPTMTLTEQQLHWLLGGYDVIGHSKIDVTGKQLL; this comes from the coding sequence ATGAGGATGTTTGTTGATGTGCCTTCCGTCTATTTATGTGCCGATGCTGTCGATTTTCGTAAATCGATTAATGGATTAGCCGCCTTAGTCGAAGCCGAGCTTGAACTACCGGTGCTCAGTGGTGCGCTATTTGTATTTTGTAATAAAGGCCGTGACAAACTCAAATTACTTTATTGGGATAACACTGGCTTTGCGCTGTGGTATAAGCGATTAGATAAGCATAAGTTCAAATGGCCCAAACTCATGTCACCCACAATGACATTAACCGAGCAGCAATTACACTGGTTATTAGGGGGTTATGATGTCATTGGCCACAGTAAAATTGATGTGACGGGTAAGCAACTACTTTAA
- a CDS encoding IS66 family insertion sequence element accessory protein TnpB — MTTHKTSQQWRQLLLQRNTFSGTNIEFCQQHNVSITTYYKQRALLGKQQYQPSVSEQTSHVTQSRFIQLKQTTTEVCTQTHQHPVLFDTRTGQLTLSADLATTDILTIIKGLMA; from the coding sequence ATGACAACTCACAAAACAAGTCAGCAGTGGCGACAGTTACTTTTACAACGCAATACTTTTAGTGGCACTAATATCGAATTTTGCCAGCAACATAATGTCTCGATTACCACCTATTATAAACAGCGCGCTTTACTGGGTAAGCAACAGTACCAGCCAAGCGTGTCAGAGCAAACATCTCACGTTACTCAATCACGCTTTATACAACTAAAACAAACCACCACTGAAGTCTGCACGCAAACTCATCAACACCCAGTGCTGTTTGATACCCGAACTGGCCAACTCACTCTTTCAGCGGATTTAGCAACAACGGATATCCTTACCATCATTAAGGGGCTAATGGCATGA
- a CDS encoding IS630 family transposase (programmed frameshift), translating into MRIRILAVSCFLECHNRAQVARQLKVSRRSVNEWVKKYLDSGIDGLKANMRSTNASKLSEQQKRTLYQYIDDLSRSELGGRLTGVDIQSYIEQQFGIHYHLNHVYKILKSIGLSWITSRSKHPKQSLEAQAEFKKTHFKTIATIPVYISLDSVDIWFQDEARFGQQNTTTKLWATKGSRPRAVKQQQFEYAYLFGAVCPSTGATEALVTPFVNREAMRQHLKQISEATHSDRYALVIIDGAGWHTDDIAKDFDNLSVLKLPPYSPELNPIEQVWQWLRQHCLANRCFEGYNDIVEQCCSAWNTFIQCKDRVKSLCTRDWAKVGNI; encoded by the exons ATGCGTATTCGCATTTTGGCTGTTTCTTGCTTCTTGGAATGTCACAATCGTGCTCAAGTTGCTCGGCAACTCAAGGTTAGTCGTCGCAGTGTCAATGAATGGGTTAAAAAGTACTTAGATTCTGGCATTGATGGTTTGAAAGCCAATATGAGATCGACAAATGCGAGTAAACTTAGCGAACAGCAAAAGCGGACTCTTTATCAATATATAGACGATTTAAGTCGCTCAGAATTAGGTGGACGATTAACGGGCGTCGATATTCAATCCTATATAGAACAGCAGTTTGGTATCCATTACCATCTAAACCATGTATATAAAATATTGAAAAGTATAGGTTTAAGCTGGATTACCAGTCGTTCTAAGCACCCCAAACAATCCTTAGAAGCTCAAGCTGAATTTAAAAAAACTCATTTC AAAACGATCGCAACGATCCCTGTTTATATTTCTTTAGATAGTGTCGATATTTGGTTTCAAGATGAAGCGCGATTTGGTCAGCAGAATACAACGACCAAACTGTGGGCAACAAAAGGCTCTCGCCCCAGAGCGGTAAAGCAGCAACAATTTGAATATGCTTATCTGTTTGGGGCTGTTTGCCCATCAACGGGGGCAACTGAAGCGTTGGTCACTCCCTTTGTTAACCGGGAGGCGATGAGGCAACACTTGAAGCAAATTTCAGAAGCAACCCACTCGGATAGGTATGCTCTTGTTATCATCGATGGCGCGGGGTGGCATACAGACGATATAGCCAAAGACTTTGATAATTTATCAGTTCTCAAATTACCTCCCTATTCTCCAGAGCTAAATCCAATAGAGCAGGTATGGCAATGGCTAAGACAACACTGTTTAGCCAATAGATGTTTTGAAGGCTATAACGATATCGTTGAGCAGTGTTGCAGTGCTTGGAATACATTTATTCAGTGCAAGGACAGAGTAAAAAGTTTGTGTACAAGAGACTGGGCCAAAGTGGGCAATATTTAA
- a CDS encoding IS66 family transposase, giving the protein MKNELSLKQRIAELEKLLAQKDALIAALEERWRLAQQKQFGKSAEGFVGQGELFNEVEEIVEAVEAEQQTISYTRKKPVRKPLPKDLPREQVIHDIKDKTCDCCGSELHKMGEDKSEKLEFIPAQIKVIEHIRPKYACRHCDKSSTQPPIKQASMPAMPINKGIATSSLLSQLITSKYQYGLPLYRQEAMFKQYGIELSRQTMSSWIDKSATLFAPLVERLKTELLKQPTLFADETPLKVVKSDKVNSYMWVYCSGRDSPAPNNPIPNIVLYDFHNSRAAACVVNYLDGYQAYEKTQATLVGCWAHARRKFIEAKKLQGKNKTGKADMVLSLIQKLYGVESHIKDKTTDEKYIARQEASLPILGKLKAWLEQNQPNLVGNTKLMEAANYLANQWHKLIRYVDDGRLSIDNNRAERAVKPFVIGRKNWLFSQTANGANASATLYSIVETAKVNGLVPFDYIMACLNELCQPAPDIDSLLPWNFKR; this is encoded by the coding sequence ATGAAAAATGAACTCTCCCTTAAACAGCGCATTGCTGAACTTGAAAAACTGTTAGCGCAGAAGGATGCACTCATCGCAGCCTTGGAAGAGCGCTGGCGCTTGGCTCAACAAAAACAATTCGGCAAAAGTGCTGAAGGCTTTGTTGGGCAAGGCGAGTTATTCAATGAAGTAGAAGAGATTGTTGAAGCCGTTGAGGCCGAGCAACAAACCATTAGCTATACCCGCAAAAAGCCTGTGCGTAAGCCACTGCCAAAAGACTTACCTCGCGAGCAAGTTATCCATGATATCAAAGATAAGACCTGTGATTGCTGTGGCAGTGAGTTACATAAAATGGGCGAGGATAAATCAGAAAAGCTTGAGTTTATTCCAGCCCAAATCAAAGTGATTGAGCACATTAGGCCTAAATACGCTTGCCGCCACTGTGATAAATCCTCGACTCAACCGCCGATTAAACAAGCCTCAATGCCAGCAATGCCAATCAATAAAGGCATTGCTACAAGCAGTTTACTCAGTCAGCTTATCACCAGTAAATACCAATACGGGTTACCGCTTTATCGCCAGGAAGCGATGTTTAAGCAATATGGCATTGAGCTCAGTCGCCAGACAATGAGCAGCTGGATAGACAAATCAGCCACACTCTTCGCACCATTAGTTGAACGGCTTAAAACAGAGCTGTTAAAACAGCCCACGTTGTTTGCGGATGAAACGCCATTAAAAGTGGTGAAATCCGATAAAGTGAACAGCTACATGTGGGTCTATTGCTCAGGTCGAGATTCACCAGCCCCGAATAATCCTATCCCTAATATTGTGCTTTACGACTTCCATAACAGTCGGGCTGCCGCCTGCGTGGTCAATTATCTTGATGGATATCAAGCTTATGAAAAAACACAGGCAACCTTAGTGGGATGCTGGGCTCATGCTCGTCGTAAATTTATCGAGGCAAAAAAGCTGCAAGGCAAAAATAAAACCGGCAAAGCGGATATGGTATTAAGCCTTATCCAGAAATTGTACGGTGTAGAGTCACACATCAAAGATAAAACTACAGATGAAAAGTACATTGCCAGACAAGAGGCTAGCCTGCCTATCCTAGGCAAGCTAAAAGCATGGCTTGAGCAAAACCAGCCCAATTTAGTGGGTAATACCAAACTGATGGAGGCAGCTAATTACCTGGCTAATCAATGGCACAAACTCATTCGTTATGTTGATGATGGCAGATTGAGTATTGATAACAATCGTGCAGAGCGAGCAGTAAAACCGTTTGTGATTGGCCGAAAAAATTGGTTATTCAGTCAGACAGCTAATGGGGCTAATGCCAGTGCCACGCTTTACAGCATAGTAGAAACGGCCAAGGTCAATGGCTTAGTACCATTTGATTACATCATGGCCTGTCTTAATGAACTGTGCCAACCAGCACCGGATATCGACAGCCTGTTACCATGGAATTTTAAAAGATAG
- a CDS encoding IS66 family insertion sequence element accessory protein TnpB: MTTHKTSQQWRQLLLQRNTFSGTNIEFCQQHNVSITTYYKQRALLGKQQYQPSVSEQTSHATQSRFIQLKQTTTEVCTQTHQHPVLFNTRTGQLTLSADLATIDILTIIKGLMV, from the coding sequence ATGACAACTCACAAAACAAGTCAGCAGTGGCGACAGTTACTTTTACAACGCAATACTTTTAGTGGCACTAATATCGAATTTTGCCAGCAACATAATGTCTCGATTACCACCTATTATAAACAGCGCGCTTTACTGGGTAAGCAACAGTACCAGCCAAGCGTGTCAGAGCAAACATCTCACGCTACTCAATCACGCTTTATACAACTAAAACAAACCACCACTGAAGTCTGCACGCAAACTCATCAACACCCAGTGCTGTTTAATACGCGAACTGGCCAACTCACTCTTTCAGCGGATTTAGCAACAATAGATATCCTTACCATCATTAAGGGGCTAATGGTATGA
- a CDS encoding IS4 family transposase — MLIISLKKQFMQFFSAHFLQKTAKNIGLMKRCRAILPEQLVLSLISALSKGNCTSIADLLRQFNGMCLTEMDNVAYKPFHNQLRKEAFPLFMRQLVQFAIAQFARQQCAQLPDKMSCFNDVLLQDGSSFHVHRQLASVYPSRFKRNPAAIECHMTMSLKTFSPTAMTISADTASERDYLPKPATMDNKLLLADAGYPDFDYFAELERHGGFYIFRGAKSLNPTVIEARNCKGRTLTKLAGKKLKEITRRTNRTEVLDLAVCRGNQTFRVIRRWFAEEQRFCIWLTNLPRETYSADDIMAIYRCRWQIELMFKELKSHTNWQRFATAQKAIVDGLVWASLLALCIRRSTALQIMPSVSLFKAAKNVDVWLLPIFECISHKSWSEIIDKIDWAIRYITKNAPKAQQRKSKKDITLDGIYEQLNA; from the coding sequence GTGTTGATTATCTCTCTTAAAAAGCAGTTTATGCAATTCTTTAGCGCTCACTTTCTTCAAAAAACGGCAAAAAATATTGGCCTCATGAAACGATGTCGAGCGATTTTGCCCGAACAACTTGTACTCAGTCTGATTTCGGCGCTCAGTAAGGGGAATTGTACTTCAATTGCCGATCTGCTCAGGCAGTTCAACGGGATGTGTCTGACCGAAATGGATAATGTGGCTTACAAACCTTTTCACAATCAGCTCAGAAAAGAAGCTTTTCCTCTATTCATGCGTCAGTTAGTACAGTTTGCTATCGCACAATTTGCCCGGCAGCAATGTGCTCAATTACCCGATAAGATGTCTTGTTTTAATGATGTGTTGCTCCAAGATGGTAGTTCTTTTCACGTTCATAGGCAGTTGGCATCTGTTTATCCAAGCCGCTTTAAGCGTAACCCTGCAGCGATAGAGTGCCATATGACCATGTCTCTCAAAACCTTTAGTCCTACTGCAATGACGATTAGTGCCGACACGGCTTCGGAGAGAGATTATCTTCCTAAACCAGCAACGATGGACAACAAATTGCTGCTAGCAGATGCAGGTTACCCAGACTTTGATTACTTTGCCGAGCTTGAGCGGCATGGAGGGTTCTACATTTTTCGGGGAGCCAAATCCCTCAACCCGACGGTCATCGAAGCGAGGAACTGTAAAGGTCGAACACTGACTAAGTTGGCAGGCAAAAAACTCAAAGAGATTACGCGCCGCACCAATCGGACAGAGGTGCTTGATTTGGCGGTTTGTAGAGGCAATCAGACATTTCGGGTAATAAGACGCTGGTTTGCCGAAGAACAACGATTTTGCATTTGGCTTACTAATCTGCCACGAGAAACCTACTCTGCAGATGATATTATGGCAATTTATCGCTGTCGCTGGCAGATAGAGCTGATGTTTAAAGAGTTGAAATCTCATACTAACTGGCAGCGATTTGCTACAGCACAAAAAGCCATCGTTGATGGCTTAGTCTGGGCCAGTTTATTGGCATTGTGCATTAGACGCAGTACGGCACTGCAGATAATGCCTTCAGTTTCGTTATTCAAGGCTGCAAAGAATGTTGATGTGTGGCTGCTGCCCATATTTGAGTGCATTAGCCACAAATCATGGTCAGAAATAATAGATAAGATTGATTGGGCGATCCGTTATATAACGAAGAACGCCCCAAAAGCACAACAGAGAAAATCTAAGAAAGACATAACGTTAGATGGAATTTATGAACAGCTTAATGCTTAA
- a CDS encoding IS630 family transposase (programmed frameshift), producing the protein MKVRYLAICHLPSAICHFLEGKSRTEIARYLRVARGSVNKWVSLYLTNGIDGLKDKPNPGHPSRLTPQQLEMVASFVKERSVASHGGRLQAKEVGEFIQAQFGVEYEGRNVYKLLHQLGFSWITSRSKHPKQNEEAQRLFKNFHMETILNTPGHLALDRIDVWFQDEARFGQQNTTTRVWAIKCSRPRPRPRPRPRARARARARARARARAIKQQQFEYAYLFGAVCPSNGKTEALITPCSNKDVMIEHLSLISQATPSGRHAVVIMDGAGWHQQYLADEFDNLTIIKLPPYSPELHPVEQVWQWMRQNELANRCFDGYEDIVNQCTKAWNRFRSEPSRVIKMCHRCWINLVN; encoded by the exons ATTAAAGTTCGTTATCTTGCCATCTGCCATCTGCCATCTGCCATCTGTCATTTTCTTGAAGGCAAATCAAGAACAGAGATCGCAAGGTACCTAAGGGTTGCTAGAGGAAGTGTCAATAAGTGGGTCAGCCTCTACTTGACGAACGGAATTGATGGTTTAAAGGATAAGCCTAATCCAGGTCACCCATCTAGGTTAACCCCACAACAATTAGAAATGGTCGCTAGTTTTGTAAAGGAAAGAAGTGTTGCTAGTCATGGTGGACGACTACAGGCAAAAGAAGTTGGTGAGTTTATACAGGCTCAATTTGGTGTTGAATATGAAGGTAGAAATGTCTATAAGCTACTTCATCAATTAGGATTTTCTTGGATAACAAGCCGCTCCAAGCATCCTAAACAAAATGAAGAGGCTCAACGCCTTTTTAAAAAC TTCCATATGGAAACGATCCTTAACACCCCTGGCCACTTAGCGCTTGATCGGATCGATGTATGGTTTCAAGATGAAGCCAGATTTGGCCAACAAAATACGACAACTCGTGTTTGGGCGATAAAATGCTCAAGACCAAGACCAAGACCAAGACCAAGACCAAGAGCAAGAGCAAGAGCAAGAGCAAGAGCAAGAGCAAGAGCAAGAGCAATTAAGCAACAACAATTCGAATACGCCTACCTATTCGGTGCAGTCTGCCCCAGCAACGGTAAAACTGAAGCCCTAATCACACCATGTAGTAATAAAGATGTGATGATTGAGCATTTGTCATTGATCTCTCAAGCTACTCCTTCAGGGCGACATGCTGTGGTTATTATGGATGGTGCAGGTTGGCACCAACAGTATTTAGCAGACGAGTTCGATAATCTCACCATCATCAAATTGCCACCGTATTCACCTGAGCTCCATCCTGTCGAGCAAGTATGGCAATGGATGAGACAAAATGAACTAGCCAACCGTTGTTTTGATGGATACGAGGATATAGTGAATCAATGTACTAAAGCATGGAATCGTTTTAGAAGCGAGCCAAGCCGAGTAATTAAAATGTGCCATAGATGTTGGATTAATCTGGTCAATTAA